TGTGTAGACTGCCCACGACGGGTGTTTGGACGTTTGGAGGAACCCGGTGACCGTTCCGGCAGGCCGCGCCAAGCTCGGGGACCGCAAGTCCCTGCCCGTGCGGCTGGCCGAGGATCTGCGTGATCGGCTCGCCAGGCGCGAGTGGCGGCAGGGCGATCAGCTGCCCACGGAGGCCGAGTTGGTGACGGCGTACGGGGTCTCGCGCGCGACCGTACGGCAGGCGCTGAAAACTCTGGAAAGTCAGGGTTTGATCATCACTCACCGGGGCCGGGGCAGCTTCGTCGCCGACGATTCGATGATCCGGGCCGGAATGCAGGAGCTGACCTCGATCACGTCGACCATCCGGGAGATGGGCCACGTACCAAAGATGATCTATCATCATCGGGTCGTCCGCCCCGCGAAACCGGACGAGTGCGACACGTTCGACCTGCCTGAGAACGCCGAGGTGCTGGACATCCAGCGCAAGATCCTCGCCGACGACATCACCGTCTGCTACTCGTACGACGTACTCCCCCGCTGGGCGTTCCCCGCTGACTTCCAGGCCGCCGATCTGACCGGCTCGGTCTTCGCGTACCTGGCTGAACACGGTGGACCGACGCCCCTACGGGCGCTCGCGCGGGTGCACGCCGTGACACGCCCCGAGGTCGTCTGGGACAAGGAAGGTCTCGCCGACGACCAGTTGTTCGTGCTACTCGATCAGCTGCACTACGACCAACGTAGTCGGCCGTTCATGCACACCACCAGCTACTTCATCGAGGGCCGGTTCAACTTCACAGTGGTCCGGACCAGCCCAGGTCGGTGATTCGATGGGCATCTGGTGCGGGGGTGGGCAGGTCGTCGAGGGTCACGGTGCCGTGCAGCAGCTCGACGACCCGGTCGGCGCTGATCACGCCGCGCCGGTAGGCACGCACCACCGCCTGCGCGTACGCCGGGGCGAGCGCTGGCGGCTGAAGCTCCTGGACGAACCGCACGCCACGGACCTCGAGGTAGTCGCCGACGGTCGGCCGCTGCACGTGCAGCAGGTCGCGCTCGGCCCGGGAGATCAGCTCCAGGGTGTACGCGTGGGAAACGGCCGCCGACCAGCTCACCCGGTATTCGGCCGCCAGGACGAACAGCCGTTGACGGGGATACTCCCACTCGCCCGACAGCTCAGCACAGCGGGACCTGACCGACAGCCCTGGCACCAGGCTGCAGGGCTGCGGCCGTCAGCGTCAGTGTTCCGACGTCGGCGAGCAGCTCGACGTCGCGGCTGACCTGGTCCAGCACGTCTTCCAGCCCCTGCGCGTCTTCGTCGGGCGAGATCCCGGCCCGCCGGCTGGCAAGGGTCTCCGCCGGGGCGGTGAGAAACCACTCGACGGTACGGCCGAGCAGCTCGGCGATCCGCGGCGGCGCGTCGAGCCGGAGCAGAAGGTCGGCGACCTGAGCTGGTAGCGGCCGCAGCGCCGGGTCGTCCAGGGCGTGGCGCAGCGTCAATGG
The sequence above is a segment of the Solwaraspora sp. WMMD406 genome. Coding sequences within it:
- a CDS encoding GntR family transcriptional regulator, with the translated sequence MTVPAGRAKLGDRKSLPVRLAEDLRDRLARREWRQGDQLPTEAELVTAYGVSRATVRQALKTLESQGLIITHRGRGSFVADDSMIRAGMQELTSITSTIREMGHVPKMIYHHRVVRPAKPDECDTFDLPENAEVLDIQRKILADDITVCYSYDVLPRWAFPADFQAADLTGSVFAYLAEHGGPTPLRALARVHAVTRPEVVWDKEGLADDQLFVLLDQLHYDQRSRPFMHTTSYFIEGRFNFTVVRTSPGR